A single region of the Desulfurella amilsii genome encodes:
- a CDS encoding zinc ribbon domain-containing protein produces KNLAELKNNGECKLSKSVKQGFIQIPFIKLLKNIEYKAQEVGINVYWIDEAYSSKSSCISDDIISIQLNKPKSTNAFNGKRVERGLFLDTVISKIFNADINGAVNHIKIAAAKSFEWLKNSLFKLCNPIKIKSDYEFCKFLKNMQNSVSGKSVLWANQSTEASGST; encoded by the coding sequence AAAAACCTTGCAGAACTTAAAAACAATGGGGAATGTAAATTAAGCAAATCAGTAAAGCAGGGTTTCATCCAAATACCTTTTATAAAGCTTTTAAAAAACATTGAATATAAAGCACAGGAGGTGGGTATAAATGTTTACTGGATAGATGAAGCGTATTCTTCTAAATCAAGCTGTATATCAGATGACATAATCAGCATACAGCTGAATAAGCCCAAATCAACTAATGCTTTCAATGGAAAGCGTGTTGAGAGAGGGCTGTTTTTAGACACAGTAATATCTAAAATATTCAATGCTGATATTAACGGGGCAGTAAACCACATTAAGATTGCAGCAGCAAAAAGCTTTGAGTGGCTAAAAAACAGCTTATTTAAGCTTTGCAACCCAATAAAAATAAAAAGCGACTACGAATTCTGCAAGTTCCTAAAAAACATGCAGAATAGTGTGTCGGGTAAGTCTGTGCTTTGGGCAAACCAAAGCACAGAAGCGTCGGGGTCTACTTGA
- a CDS encoding PH domain-containing protein has product MPEVSLEQKENLLALVNKAQEIKKQIESYGNVLDTDNNLCPVCRKGFLKETKSESFFSKIYTYQNCKAEFRKGILNKFQLIKAYDDPYGVYQKFNQYKFTLSEWKALTVDYYKKGVYPLNKKFEEIKDAIKKEILQQFINGNLKLNFINTDKFVLQPDEFIYFNSVATKLEFQKHKTVHKQAQTPRKYSGFSIRIAKGITYYTGSSRSSQKPETFVEEYTSLDEKDRGDFVITNQKIFFSSPVKNIAIPFKKITAIDFDEGENALSITHQLKAPSIFRISKTFNINLNGLELEITLSNKDIADVIKFFIEKE; this is encoded by the coding sequence ATGCCAGAAGTTAGTTTAGAACAAAAAGAAAATTTGCTTGCATTAGTTAACAAGGCTCAGGAAATCAAAAAACAAATTGAGTCGTATGGAAATGTTTTAGATACTGATAATAATTTATGTCCTGTATGCAGGAAAGGCTTTTTAAAAGAAACTAAATCAGAAAGCTTTTTCAGCAAGATTTACACTTACCAAAACTGCAAAGCAGAGTTTAGAAAAGGTATTTTAAATAAATTTCAGCTTATCAAAGCTTACGATGATCCCTATGGAGTTTATCAAAAGTTTAATCAATATAAATTTACTTTAAGCGAATGGAAAGCTTTAACTGTTGATTATTACAAAAAAGGCGTTTATCCTTTAAATAAAAAATTTGAGGAAATTAAAGACGCAATCAAAAAAGAGATTTTACAGCAATTTATTAATGGCAATTTAAAGCTTAATTTTATCAATACAGACAAGTTTGTATTACAGCCAGATGAGTTTATTTACTTTAATTCAGTTGCAACAAAATTAGAGTTTCAAAAACACAAAACAGTCCATAAACAGGCGCAGACACCAAGAAAATACAGCGGTTTTTCAATAAGAATAGCAAAAGGGATTACTTACTACACAGGAAGCTCCCGCTCATCTCAAAAGCCTGAAACCTTTGTGGAAGAATATACAAGCTTGGACGAAAAAGACAGAGGCGATTTTGTAATAACAAACCAAAAGATTTTTTTCTCAAGCCCTGTAAAGAATATTGCAATACCATTCAAAAAAATAACAGCCATTGATTTTGACGAAGGCGAAAACGCTTTATCTATTACGCACCAGCTTAAAGCACCATCAATATTTAGAATAAGCAAAACCTTTAATATCAATTTGAATGGTTTAGAGTTGGAAATTACTTTAAGCAATAAAGATATTGCAGATGTAATAAAGTTTTTTATTGAAAAAGAATAG
- a CDS encoding tyrosine-type recombinase/integrase, whose translation MGMPTNGNGNLPINYKSAKIEYLSDDQLNALTQSFMDFFENGVGMLRKKRGRYWIVYLFLRFTGARLNEVLSIDDNTDIDFRNYEVKLITLKQRSKTFRIVPVPSQAISELATYLAQFPDAKGKVFKLIDRNFRVIFSKLGKKAGIPKDLAHPHILRHTRSIELLRAGVPVTAVQALLGHASLTTTAIYLRLSGQEIKWILKEKGLI comes from the coding sequence ATGGGAATGCCCACAAACGGCAACGGCAACCTGCCGATTAACTATAAATCCGCTAAAATAGAATATTTAAGTGATGACCAGCTGAATGCCTTAACTCAAAGCTTTATGGATTTCTTTGAAAATGGCGTTGGCATGCTTAGGAAAAAGCGTGGCAGATATTGGATTGTTTATTTGTTTTTGCGTTTTACAGGCGCAAGGCTCAATGAAGTGTTAAGCATAGATGACAATACAGATATAGATTTTAGAAACTACGAAGTAAAGCTAATTACTTTAAAGCAAAGAAGTAAAACATTCCGCATTGTGCCTGTGCCAAGTCAAGCGATCAGCGAACTTGCCACATATTTAGCGCAGTTTCCAGATGCAAAAGGCAAGGTTTTTAAGCTGATAGACAGAAATTTTAGAGTAATCTTTTCTAAATTAGGCAAAAAAGCAGGCATACCAAAAGACTTGGCTCACCCGCATATATTGCGTCATACAAGGTCAATAGAGTTACTGAGGGCAGGAGTGCCTGTTACTGCGGTGCAGGCATTGCTGGGACACGCATCACTTACTACCACAGCGATATATTTAAGGTTAAGCGGACAGGAGATTAAATGGATACTAAAAGAAAAAGGTTTGATTTAA